In a single window of the Olivibacter sp. SDN3 genome:
- a CDS encoding DUF4920 domain-containing protein has translation MKTILVLLLMSCSFITYAQDTIPSAEPGAMYGKEVTEGNAITVSNLEKKLQVDSLYQGQIEGTVVEVCKKKGCFMQLKREDVDDPILVRFKDYGFFMPQNIVGRTVLIQGIAKVKETSVERQKHWAQDAGKKPDEIAGITAPKRDIEIMADGVMVLK, from the coding sequence ATGAAAACAATATTGGTTTTACTGTTGATGTCCTGCTCGTTCATAACTTATGCTCAGGATACGATTCCGTCTGCTGAACCTGGTGCTATGTATGGGAAGGAAGTAACCGAAGGTAATGCGATAACCGTGAGCAATCTCGAGAAGAAACTGCAAGTAGACAGCTTATATCAGGGACAGATTGAAGGGACAGTTGTAGAAGTATGTAAGAAGAAAGGCTGCTTTATGCAGTTGAAGCGTGAAGATGTAGATGATCCTATACTAGTAAGATTTAAAGATTACGGATTCTTTATGCCGCAAAATATTGTGGGAAGGACGGTGTTGATACAAGGGATAGCAAAGGTTAAAGAGACCTCGGTAGAGCGTCAAAAGCATTGGGCACAAGATGCGGGCAAAAAACCTGATGAGATTGCAGGAATAACCGCTCCTAAACGGGATATCGAAATTATGGCCGATGGAGTAATGGTCTTGAAATAA
- the murB gene encoding UDP-N-acetylmuramate dehydrogenase, producing the protein MDIQKNVSLKPYNTFGVDAVARQLVHIKKEEDLSHLYAAEILTRDNLLLLGGGSNILFVNDFEGLVIHMAIGGIDYCINGTDVVVRAGGGVVWNDLVNYCVNKGFGGIENLSLIPGTVGAAPVQNIGAYGVELQDIFLSCRGFDLATGEIKTFYKEDCAFDYRDSIFKGVLKGKIIITEVNLSLSTESKLNTTYGAISAELHNRGIVSPTIKEVSEVVSAIRVSKLPDPSMIGNSGSFFKNPVISVDRFRVLLSNFVDIVSYPFGDNKIKLAAGWLIEQCGWKGRVVGNTGTWKNQALVLVNHGNATGLEVYDFSEEIIKSVKNKFDVVLEREVNVVL; encoded by the coding sequence ATGGATATACAGAAAAATGTTTCACTGAAACCGTACAACACTTTTGGAGTAGATGCAGTAGCCAGACAATTGGTTCATATAAAGAAAGAGGAAGATTTGAGCCACTTATATGCTGCCGAGATTTTAACTCGTGATAATCTGTTGCTTTTGGGAGGAGGGAGTAATATTTTGTTTGTCAATGATTTTGAAGGTTTGGTGATACATATGGCGATCGGTGGAATCGACTATTGTATTAATGGGACGGATGTCGTTGTTCGGGCCGGGGGTGGTGTGGTGTGGAACGATTTGGTAAATTATTGTGTAAACAAAGGTTTTGGCGGAATCGAGAACCTCAGTCTGATTCCGGGAACAGTGGGAGCAGCTCCTGTTCAAAATATAGGTGCTTATGGGGTTGAACTACAAGATATTTTTCTTTCGTGTCGAGGTTTTGATCTAGCAACAGGAGAGATAAAGACCTTTTATAAAGAAGACTGTGCTTTTGATTACCGTGATAGTATTTTTAAAGGAGTGCTTAAAGGAAAAATTATTATTACAGAAGTAAACCTTTCGCTTTCTACCGAGTCAAAGCTTAATACAACATATGGTGCGATAAGTGCAGAGTTGCACAATAGAGGGATTGTGTCTCCAACAATTAAAGAAGTGTCTGAGGTGGTTTCAGCTATTCGGGTAAGTAAGCTGCCAGATCCTTCGATGATCGGTAATTCAGGTTCGTTTTTCAAGAACCCTGTAATATCTGTAGACAGATTTAGGGTGTTACTGTCTAATTTTGTAGACATAGTCTCCTACCCATTTGGAGATAATAAGATTAAGCTGGCCGCCGGTTGGTTAATTGAGCAATGTGGTTGGAAAGGACGGGTAGTGGGAAATACCGGGACGTGGAAAAATCAGGCTCTTGTTCTGGTAAATCATGGAAACGCCACTGGATTAGAGGTTTATGATTTTTCCGAAGAGATAATAAAAAGTGTGAAAAATAAGTTTGATGTTGTTTTAGAGCGTGAAGTCAATGTCGTGCTGTAG
- a CDS encoding TetR/AcrR family transcriptional regulator, giving the protein MDNHDKKRTLIIEAATKRFAHFGISKTTMTEIAKDLSLSKALLYYYFPDKISLYAAVLENIAKKMFHKIDQGLVDIDNCEDAILYIIDMRLAFAMKYYNLFDQTIIGNSMEIPQELSRVIQLVSEREIKTIASVFNKANQCQELHVENTIYIAEIFLNAMIGMRFCVLKDKKAMFIPTKDEFDEISKMQKKLAVIFLNGLRNQEKS; this is encoded by the coding sequence ATGGATAACCACGATAAAAAACGAACACTCATCATTGAGGCCGCAACCAAACGTTTCGCCCATTTTGGAATATCGAAAACGACGATGACCGAAATAGCTAAAGACCTATCCCTATCAAAAGCTTTACTATATTATTATTTTCCAGATAAAATCAGCCTGTATGCCGCCGTCCTTGAAAACATTGCGAAGAAAATGTTTCATAAAATCGATCAAGGTTTAGTCGATATCGATAATTGTGAAGATGCCATACTCTATATTATTGATATGCGCCTCGCCTTTGCCATGAAATATTATAACCTATTTGATCAAACCATTATAGGAAACAGCATGGAGATCCCCCAAGAGCTGTCGCGCGTTATACAACTCGTTAGTGAGCGGGAAATTAAAACGATCGCCAGTGTTTTCAATAAGGCCAACCAATGCCAGGAACTCCATGTTGAAAACACGATATATATAGCTGAAATATTCCTCAATGCCATGATAGGTATGCGCTTCTGTGTATTAAAAGACAAAAAAGCCATGTTTATCCCAACAAAAGATGAATTTGATGAGATATCGAAAATGCAGAAGAAACTCGCTGTCATTTTCTTAAATGGCTTACGGAACCAGGAAAAGTCATAA
- a CDS encoding cytochrome b5 domain-containing protein, whose amino-acid sequence MEQYYTKAQLARRNGQDRAEIWVAYKGMIYDVTASRLWIKGMHYEHWAGQDLTEELMDAPHTEEVFSKFDVIGKLRL is encoded by the coding sequence ATGGAACAATATTATACCAAGGCGCAACTGGCGCGAAGAAATGGTCAGGACAGGGCAGAAATATGGGTGGCGTACAAGGGAATGATTTATGATGTTACCGCAAGTAGATTATGGATAAAAGGCATGCATTATGAGCATTGGGCCGGGCAGGACTTAACAGAGGAGTTAATGGATGCTCCACATACTGAAGAAGTTTTTAGTAAGTTTGACGTGATCGGGAAACTACGATTGTAA
- a CDS encoding NAD(P)/FAD-dependent oxidoreductase, with protein MNIVIVGGGFAGMNLAKQLSKDNSLNITLIDKNNYHFFPPLIYQVATAFIETSIITYPFRKMFRKARNFRFHYGALERIDTENKVVFTTSGKVSYDYAVLAMGTETNYFGMDNVEKHAVPMKTIDDAIHLRNHILRNGEWAAQEANEVERVKFSTIVIAGGGPTGVELAGMLAYMNKKILAKEYPEFSPNGKMRIVLVDMLPTLLGPMSKKSQQEALEVLQGMGVEVKLNTGVKDYVDGHVIFADGTSIATDTLIWSSGVIAKEAPGLPQDSIGKGRRILVDAYNRVQGLDDVFAIGDICLQTADKDFPNGHPQLAQVAIQQGILLAENIVNMIEKRPLKPFKYNDKGSMAIITKNKAVVDLPKFTFTGWFAWLTWLFIHIIPIAGFRNKIKLVTGWFWSFLTNNPSLRLIIRPIEKLRDCSEDEEAEVHDSQR; from the coding sequence ATGAATATTGTAATAGTTGGCGGTGGTTTTGCCGGAATGAATTTGGCCAAGCAATTGTCTAAAGACAATAGCCTGAATATTACATTGATAGATAAAAATAACTATCATTTTTTTCCGCCCTTGATCTATCAGGTTGCAACGGCGTTCATTGAAACATCTATTATCACTTATCCGTTCCGGAAGATGTTTCGTAAAGCAAGAAATTTCAGGTTTCATTATGGTGCACTGGAGAGAATTGATACCGAGAATAAAGTAGTATTTACTACATCTGGTAAAGTGTCGTACGACTATGCCGTGTTGGCTATGGGGACGGAGACCAATTATTTCGGAATGGACAATGTAGAGAAACATGCCGTTCCAATGAAAACTATCGACGATGCCATACACTTACGAAATCATATTCTAAGAAATGGAGAATGGGCGGCACAGGAGGCAAATGAGGTGGAGAGAGTGAAATTTTCTACTATCGTTATTGCTGGAGGCGGACCTACAGGAGTGGAGCTGGCAGGGATGTTGGCCTACATGAACAAAAAGATTCTTGCGAAGGAATATCCCGAGTTTTCACCTAATGGCAAGATGCGAATCGTTCTAGTTGATATGCTGCCTACCTTATTAGGTCCAATGAGTAAAAAATCTCAACAGGAAGCACTGGAAGTTTTGCAGGGCATGGGCGTTGAAGTGAAATTGAATACCGGTGTGAAGGATTATGTTGATGGACATGTGATTTTTGCTGATGGGACAAGTATTGCAACAGATACGTTAATTTGGTCTTCGGGGGTGATAGCAAAAGAAGCTCCGGGCTTACCCCAAGATTCGATCGGGAAGGGCAGGAGGATTTTGGTTGATGCTTATAATAGAGTGCAGGGGCTAGATGACGTTTTTGCGATAGGCGATATTTGTTTGCAAACAGCTGATAAAGATTTTCCTAACGGGCATCCACAGCTGGCCCAGGTCGCTATACAGCAAGGAATACTTTTAGCTGAAAATATTGTGAATATGATTGAGAAGCGACCGTTGAAACCTTTTAAATATAATGATAAAGGAAGTATGGCTATTATTACCAAAAATAAGGCGGTAGTAGATTTGCCCAAATTTACCTTTACAGGTTGGTTCGCTTGGTTAACGTGGCTGTTTATTCATATCATACCAATTGCAGGTTTTAGAAACAAGATTAAATTGGTTACCGGCTGGTTTTGGTCGTTTTTAACCAATAATCCTAGCTTACGTTTAATTATCAGGCCGATCGAGAAGTTGAGGGACTGTTCCGAAGATGAAGAGGCCGAGGTACACGATAGCCAACGTTAA
- a CDS encoding TetR/AcrR family transcriptional regulator yields METNEIKRQHIIDTALRRFSHFGINKTTMSEIADDISVSKANLYYYFPDKTALVVDVIKHLIDEGTQAFNKILDTSTEVLDMLFRLLEIRKNFFEKHYLLHITIGFADSNLNMEQIQKLGSLAEANELEILEKIFEKGIKSKELVTFDIRNTSQIYFTILRGISMVSIAKVTNKDIPEISVFNEIFEKQKKASVIFVNGLRHELLNN; encoded by the coding sequence TTGGAAACAAATGAAATAAAAAGGCAACACATCATCGACACTGCTCTTAGACGTTTTTCTCATTTTGGGATAAATAAAACTACCATGAGTGAAATAGCGGATGATATTTCGGTCTCTAAAGCAAACTTATACTATTATTTCCCGGATAAAACCGCTTTGGTTGTTGATGTTATCAAACATCTTATAGATGAGGGTACACAAGCGTTCAATAAAATCTTGGACACCTCTACCGAAGTACTGGATATGCTTTTCAGACTCCTCGAAATTCGGAAAAACTTTTTTGAAAAACATTATCTGTTGCATATCACCATAGGTTTCGCAGATAGTAACCTGAATATGGAACAAATACAGAAACTAGGAAGTCTTGCCGAAGCAAATGAACTGGAAATTCTGGAAAAAATCTTTGAAAAGGGCATCAAAAGTAAAGAGCTTGTAACATTTGACATCCGAAATACGTCTCAGATATATTTCACTATTCTAAGGGGTATTTCCATGGTATCAATTGCTAAGGTCACAAACAAGGACATTCCTGAAATATCCGTTTTCAACGAAATATTTGAAAAACAGAAAAAGGCATCCGTCATTTTCGTAAACGGTTTACGTCACGAATTATTAAACAA
- a CDS encoding RNA polymerase sigma factor, producing the protein MTKLEFNTMVTQHSDSLKMYALHFTHDDEDANDLVQDTVLKAITYYDKFKEGTNLKGWLYTIMKNTFINNYRRFVKISSFVTKSDEISSANLVFSATGNVGENKFVMDDIKHAMANLSDDYYVPFTMYFEGYKYHEIADHLDIPIGTVKTRIHVARKTLKKSLKPYQSGLKSHNYAAAMM; encoded by the coding sequence ATGACAAAGCTAGAATTTAACACCATGGTGACCCAGCATTCTGATTCATTGAAAATGTATGCTTTACACTTTACTCATGACGATGAAGATGCAAACGATTTGGTTCAGGATACTGTACTCAAGGCAATTACTTATTACGACAAGTTTAAAGAAGGAACAAATCTTAAAGGATGGTTATACACTATCATGAAAAATACGTTTATTAATAACTACCGTCGTTTTGTAAAAATCAGTTCGTTTGTAACGAAATCGGATGAGATCTCTTCGGCAAATTTGGTCTTTAGCGCGACAGGAAATGTAGGAGAGAATAAGTTTGTTATGGATGATATCAAACATGCGATGGCCAACCTCTCGGATGATTACTATGTGCCCTTTACCATGTATTTTGAAGGGTATAAATACCATGAGATAGCCGACCACTTGGATATTCCAATTGGTACAGTCAAAACCAGGATACATGTTGCTCGTAAAACATTGAAGAAATCTCTAAAGCCTTATCAATCAGGTTTAAAATCGCATAATTATGCCGCTGCAATGATGTAA
- a CDS encoding PfkB family carbohydrate kinase, with the protein MSLIILGSVAFDALETPFGKTDKIVGGAASYAALAASYLYKDVKIVGVVGEDFGESNLSKFTKRNIDISGIQIKTGEKSFFWSGRYHNDMNTRDTLVTELNVLGSFDPIIPSNYQDAQYILLGNLSPQVQITALKRLKKRPKLTVLDTMNFWMDIALDDLKKVLKEVDVLAINDEEARQLSGQYALVRAAEEILNMGPKYLIIKKGEHGALLFGEGKIFSAPALPLAEVFDPTGAGDTFAGGFIGYLAKRDIVDFQHMKSAIIYGSALASFCVEKFGTERIENLQDEDIAARINQFSALTAFDI; encoded by the coding sequence ATGAGTTTAATTATTCTGGGTTCTGTAGCCTTTGACGCACTGGAAACACCTTTTGGAAAAACAGATAAAATAGTGGGTGGAGCTGCCAGTTATGCCGCTTTAGCAGCTTCTTATCTATATAAAGATGTTAAAATTGTAGGAGTTGTTGGTGAGGATTTTGGTGAGAGCAATTTGTCTAAATTTACCAAAAGGAATATTGATATTTCAGGAATACAGATCAAGACAGGAGAAAAGTCCTTTTTCTGGTCAGGCAGGTACCACAACGACATGAACACACGTGACACGCTGGTTACCGAACTCAATGTATTGGGCTCTTTTGACCCCATTATTCCTTCCAATTATCAAGATGCGCAATATATTTTGTTAGGGAATTTAAGTCCACAAGTGCAAATTACCGCATTGAAGCGCTTGAAAAAGCGTCCGAAACTAACCGTACTGGACACCATGAACTTTTGGATGGATATAGCGCTGGACGACTTGAAAAAGGTTCTTAAAGAAGTGGATGTGCTAGCTATTAACGATGAAGAAGCCCGTCAGCTTTCCGGACAGTATGCTCTGGTAAGGGCTGCAGAAGAAATTTTAAATATGGGACCAAAATACCTCATTATCAAAAAAGGGGAACATGGTGCCTTATTATTTGGTGAAGGAAAGATCTTCTCTGCCCCCGCCCTACCACTCGCTGAAGTGTTCGATCCGACAGGTGCCGGAGATACATTCGCAGGTGGTTTTATAGGTTATCTTGCGAAAAGAGATATCGTCGACTTTCAACATATGAAAAGTGCTATTATTTATGGTTCGGCCTTAGCCTCCTTTTGCGTGGAAAAATTCGGGACTGAACGTATCGAAAATTTGCAGGATGAAGACATCGCAGCAAGGATCAATCAATTTAGTGCCTTAACTGCGTTTGATATTTAA